A DNA window from Ficedula albicollis isolate OC2 chromosome 1, FicAlb1.5, whole genome shotgun sequence contains the following coding sequences:
- the KCNE1 gene encoding potassium voltage-gated channel subfamily E member 1 — MLVLSNSSALNLLLSKLLQNCLEQSNSSAPARVSSASSSLEIIYVLLMLGLFGFFTAGVMVTNLRARRLEGPRDPYSTYIAADTWHRQDRLNLQHKIIENYKLCCVLENQLAVEQPGSKIPEEKSA; from the coding sequence ATGTTGGTGCTGTCCAACAGCTCAGCCCTGAACCTGCTCCTCTCCAAACTGCTGCAGaactgcctggagcagagcaacagctcagcccctgctcgGGTGAGCAgcgccagcagcagcctggagatCATCTACGTGCTGCTGATGCTGGGGCTGTTCGGGTTCTTCACCGCGGGGGTGATGGTGACCAACCTGCGGGCGCGGCGCCTCGAGGGGCCCCGCGACCCCTACAGCACCTACATCGCCGCCGACACCTGGCACCGGCAGGACAGGCTGAACCTCCAGCACAAGATCATCGAGAACTACAAGCTCTGCTGCGTCCTGGAGAACCAGCTGGCCGTGGAGCAGCCGGGCAGCAAGATCCCTGAGGAGAAATCTGCCTAG